One window of the Marmota flaviventris isolate mMarFla1 chromosome 2, mMarFla1.hap1, whole genome shotgun sequence genome contains the following:
- the Bdkrb2 gene encoding B2 bradykinin receptor has product MFSTWKRPVLLSVHEDPMPTTASLSTEMLNITSQALESALNGTLSQDSSCPDTEWWGWLNATQAPFLWVLFVLAAVENVFVLSVFCLHKSRCTVAEIYLGNLAVADLILACGLPFWAITIANNFDWLFGEVLCRVVNTMIYMNLYSSICFLMLVSIDRYLALVKTMSMGRMRGVRWAKLYSLVIWGCTLLLSSPMLVFRTMRGYSEEGHNVTACVIIYPSHTWEVFTNVLLNLVGFLLPLSVITFCTVQIMQVLRNNEMQKFKEIQTERKATVLVLAVLLLFVVCWLPFQISTFLDTLLRLGILSGCWNEHIIDVITQISSYVAYSNSCLNPLVYVIVGKRFRKKSREVYRGTCGKAGCVPEPVPADNSMGTLRTSISVDRQIHKL; this is encoded by the exons CACCTGGAAGAGACCAGTGCTGCTCTCTGTGCATGAGGACCCCATGCCCACCACAGCCTCCCTCAG CACTGAAATGCTCAACATCACCTCACAAGCTCTCGAATCTGCTCTTAACGGGACCCTTTCCCAGGACAGCAGCTGCCCCGACACCGAGTGGTGGGGCTGGCTCAATGCCACCCAGGCCCCCTTCCTCTGGGTCTTGTTCGTGCTGGCTGCGGTCGAGAACGTCTTTGTCCTCAGCGTGTTCTGCCTGCACAAGAGCAGGTGCACGGTGGCCGAAATCTACCTGGGGAACCTGGCGGTGGCTGACCTGATCCTGGCCTGCGGGCTGCCCTTCTGGGCCATCACCATCGCCAACAACTTTGACTGGCTCTTCGGAGAGGTCCTGTGCCGGGTGGTGAACACCATGATCTACATGAACCTGTATAGCAGCATCTGCTTCCTGATGCTGGTGAGCATCGACCGCTACCTGGCTCTGGTGAAGACCATGTCCATGGGCAGGATGCGCGGGGTGCGCTGGGCCAAACTCTACAGCCTGGTGATCTGGGGGTGCACGCTGCTCCTGAGTTCGCCCATGCTGGTGTTCCGGACCATGAGGGGGTACAGTGAGGAGGGCCACAATGTGACCGCGTGCGTCATCATCTACCCATCCCACACCTGGGAGGTGTTCACCAATGTTCTCCTGAACTTGGTGGGCTTCCTGCTGCCCCTGAGCGTCATCACCTTCTGCACGGTGCAGATCATGCAGGTGCTCCGGAACAACGAGATGCAGAAGTTCAAGGAGATCCAGACAGAGAGGAAGGCCACCGTGCTGGTCCTGGCCGTGCTGCTGCTCTTCGTCGTGTGCTGGCTGCCCTTCCAGATCAGCACCTTCCTGGACACGCTGCTGCGCCTCGGCATCCTCTCGGGCTGCTGGAACGAGCACATCATCGACGTCATCACGCAGATCAGCTCCTACGTGGCCTATAGCAACAGCTGCCTCAACCCGCTGGTGTACGTCATCGTGGGCAAGCGCTTCCGGAAGAAGTCCCGCGAGGTGTACCGGGGCACGTGCGGGAAAGCGGGCTGCGTGCCCGAGCCCGTCCCGGCGGACAACTCCATGGGCACGCTGCGCACCTCCATCTCGGTGGACCGCCAGATTCACAAACTGTAG